A section of the Jaculus jaculus isolate mJacJac1 chromosome 6, mJacJac1.mat.Y.cur, whole genome shotgun sequence genome encodes:
- the Tubgcp6 gene encoding gamma-tubulin complex component 6 isoform X1 has protein sequence MASITQLFDDLCEALLPAAQVRPGQRSLNRKRAKQGLKRVAYNALFTNLFQEDTHQRQPEPSKLPVKNKVLMLSFDLRVGGLGPEADRLEELVEELEAAPTCPLAEVGTVLDLLVQLAGSGPPQVLRRKRDYFFNNKHAGRNVPYSGYDCYDLSVFEMDVQSLISGEEYLCHNVIQEALQVMEAAPGTGLPTVGLFSVGDSCGDRFERDTQVSLFGALVHSRTYDMDVRLDLPPVPDSADFSGLAIKVPQSMDQWEDEGFQSASNLTPDSQSEPSMTPDVDLWETALTYEASKRRCWELIGCPPGHREEPYLTEAGRDAFNWFCRLHRGELQTLSGGLLQPPKPVLVTESELVKDSLNVLLGVVSATFSLCQPAQAFVVERGVHVSGASPESISSILSEVAEYGTYYTRLSRFSLQPALGSLCSRGLVFQAFTSGLRRYLEYYRACVLSTPTTLSLLTIGFLFKKLGRQLRYLAELCGIGTALPGTSGREPRAKFPTGVKLLSYLYQEALDNCSNEHYPVLLSLLKTSCEPYTQFIHDWVYSGVFRDAYGEFMIQVNHEYLSFRDKFYWTHGYVLISKEVEDCVPVFLKHIAHDVYICGKTINLLKLCCPQHYLCWSDVPVPRISVIFSLEELKEIEKDCAVYVGRMERFARHSFVSKEEKELRMEIAKQELIVHAREAASRGLSELSDRQMSEQMAMDARKREQFQRLKEQFVKDQERRLAARQEELDDDFSYARELRDREKRLKALEEELERKARQALVDHYSKLSAEAARREQKALWRVQRHRLESARLRFLLEDEQRVQGMLREMSETCQPQESQSVLPSKCSKVTSLSPEHTDASCSCDLGSVEQLWGCPSLPGEPMPQLFQSKAEVPGGSGAGQADVEPFSEGVNITDFLPMGPGAKQPVKSSGTPFLEVALQTICSDLPPLTPVVALTTVGTQPEYDFNTILRPIVTTSSSSGPLQDFDGSLGNEEQQHLWDVHTQLQAHLPDMQTGLPHSHSLGHVTPEEGSYQLSEQFLENMSGTATPTESHAPGMVSCQPSWCISGQVSDAGIKVQKNVSDVAPSQPQWNVHGHISDASIRVGENVSDVAPSRPRWNIHGHVSDASIKIGENVSNVAPFQPRWNIHGHISDASIKVGENVSDVAPSRPRWNIHGHVSDASIRIGENVSDVAPTRPRWNVHGHVSDASIKIGENVSDLAPSRPRWNIHRHVSDASIRTGECVSEVTPQSQCSIHGDTSQSPKILGMLLPEAGPDLSKPHWSSTGHMSQSSLSLELESPALEHEPQLPAELEPPAICSSSPGSAEEGSPQTNPATVAEPSILGNGIPQKKGPGRSGDTEDLSPSWPVSSQEGTATSSSPGPSEEVADTTDSEAEAQRWGKEQAYLAGLTRLYHVEQYPDSYESMSELPVAHLVHHLLPRVFAFPVDPQVQSAVDETAVQLSELLTLPVLMKRSLTAPLAAHVSLVNKAAVDYFFVELHLEAHFEALRHFLLMEDGEFAQSLSDLLFEKLGAGQTPGELLNPLVLNSILSKALQYSLHGDTPQATNLSFALKYLPEVFAPNAPDVLSCLELRYKVDWPLNIVITESCLSKYSGIFSFLLQLKLMMWTLKDVCFHLKRTALVSHTAGSVQFRQLQLFKHEMQHFVKVIQGYIANQILHVSWCEFQARLAMVGDLEEIQRVHAEYLHRAVFRGLLTEKAAPVMNIIHSIFSLVLKFRSQLISQAWGPPGGPRGAEHPNFALMQQSYSTFKYYSHFLFKVVSKLVNRGYQPHLEDFLLRINFNNYYQDS, from the exons ATGGCCAGCATCACCCAGCTGTTTGATGACCTCTGCGAGGCCCTGCTACCTGCTGCCCAGGTTCGTCCGGGCCAGCGCAGCCTGAACCGGAAGAGGGCGAAGCAAGGCCTCAAAAGGGTAGCCTACAATGCTCTTTTCACAAACCTCTTCCAAGAGGACACTCATCAGCGGCAGCCCGAGCCGTCGAAGCTCCCAGTAAAAAACAAGGTCCTTATGTTGTCCTTCGACTTGAGGGTGGGCGGCCTAGGCCCCGAGGCCGACCGTTTGGAGGAGCTTGTGGAGGAGCTGGAGGCAGCCCCTACTTGTCCGCTTGCGGAAGTGGGCACTGTGCTGGACCTCCTGGTTCAACTGGCAGGGAGCGGCCCCCCTCAAGTGCTACGGAGAAAACGGGACTACTTTTTTAATAACAAGCATGCGGGCAGGAATGTGCCCTACAGCGGTTACGATTGCTACGACTTGAGTGTGTTTGAGATGGATGTTCAGTCCCTTATCTCCGGAGAGGAGTATTTGTGTCATAACGTGATCCAGGAAGCACTTCAAGTGATGGAGGCTGCTCCAGGTACTGGCCTGCCTACCGTTGGGCTCTTTTCAGTAGGTGACTCATGTGGTGACAggtttgagagagacacacaggtcTCACTCTTTGGTGCCCTTGTGCACAGTCGCACTTATGACATGGATGTACGACTGGACCTACCTCCTGTTCCAGACAGCGCAGACTTCTCTGGACTGGCCATTAAG GTTCCTCAGAGCATGGATCAGTGGGAAGATGAAGGGTTCCAGTCAGCATCCAATTTAACTCCTGATTCCCAGTCTGAGCCAAGCATGACCCCAGATGTGGACCTTTGGGAAACTGCACTCACCTATGAAGCCAGCAAACGGAGATGCTGGGAGCTCATCGGCTG CCCCCCTGGTCACAGAGAGGAGCCCTACCTCACTGAGGCAGGGAGGGATGCCTTCAACTGGTTCTGCAGACTCCACCGTGGAGAGCTGCAAACACTCAGTGGGGGCTTGCTGCAGCCTCCTAAACCAGTGCTAGTGACAGAGAGTGAGCTGGTGAAGGACTCCCTGAATGTCCTGCTGGGGGTTGTTTCTGCTACATTTTCCCTCTGCCAg CCAGCTCAGGCGTTCGTGGTGGAACGGGGTGTCCACGTGTCGGGTGCGTCTCCTGAGAGCATCAGCAGCATCCTGTCAGAGGTAGCAGAGTATGGGACCTACTATACACGCCTGAGCCGCTTCTCTCTGCAGCCTGCCCTAGGCTCCTTGTGCAGCAGGGGCCTTGTGTTTCAG GCCTTCACCAGTGGCCTGAGAAGGTACTTGGAGTATTACCGGGCCTGCGTTCTCTCTACTCCAACAACCCTGAGCCTCCTCACCATTGGCTTTCTCTTCAAGAAACTGGGACGACAACTCAG GTACCTGGCTGAACTTTGTGGTATTGGCACTGCACTCCCGGGTACCAGTGGACGAGAACCCAGGGCTAAGTTCCCTACT GGAGTAAAGCTGCTGTCCTACCTCTATCAGGAGGCGCTGGATAACTGCAGTAATGAGCATTATCCCGTGCTGCTGTCCTTGCTGAAGACCAGCTGTGAGCCCTACACACA GTTCATCCATGATTGGGTATATAGTGGAGTCTTCAGAGATGCTTATGGGGAGTTTATGATCCAGGTGAACCATGAGTACCTCAGTTTCAGAG ACAAATTTTATTGGACCCATGGCTATGTGCTCATTTCCAAAGAGGTGGAGGACTGTGTTCCTGTATTCTTGAAGCACATTGCTCATGATGTGTATATCTGTGGGAAGACCATCAACCTGCTGAAGCTCTGCTGTCCCCAG CACTACCTCTGTTGGTCTGATGTCCCTGTCCCTCGCATCTCGGTGATTTTCTCCCTTGAGGAATTGAAGGAGATTGAAAAGGACTGTGCTGTCTACGTAGGACGAATGGAGAGGTTTGCTCGTCACAGCTTCGTCAGCAAGGAGGAGAAG GAATTACGTATGGAAATTGCAAAACAGGAATTAATTGTCCATGCCCGGGAAGCTGCATCCAGGGGCCTGAGTGAGCTGAGTG ACCGGCAGATGTCAGAACAGATGGCCATGGATGCCCGGAAGCGAGAGCAGTTTCAGCGGTTGAAGGAACAGTTTGTGAAGGATCAGGAG CGACGGCTGGCAGCTAGACAGGAGGAGCTGGATGATGATTTCAGCTATGCCCGTGAGCTCCGCGATCGGGAAAAGAGGCTAAAGGCTctggaggaggagctggagaggaaGGCCAG GCAGGCACTTGTTGACCATTATAGTAAGTTGTCTGCAGAGGCAGCTCGTCGGGAACAAAAGGCACTGTGGAGGGTTCAGAGGCACCGATTAGAAAGTGCACGTCTTCGTTTTCTCCTAGAAGATGAGCAGCGCGTTCAG GGGATGCTGAGAGAGATGTCGGAGACTTGCCAGCCCCAGGAGTCACAGAGTGTTCTCCCGAGCAAATGCTCCAAG GTCACATCTCTGAGTCCTGAGCACACAGATGCAAGCTGTAGCTGTGATTTGGGGTCTGTAGAGCAGCTCTGGGGTTGCCCAAGCCTGCCAGGTGAACCAATGCCACAGCTCTTCCAGTCTAAGGCAGAGGTGCCTGGTGGCTctggagctggacaggcagatgTTGAGCCATTCTCTGAGGGTGTCAACATCACAGACTTCCTGCCCATGGGACCAGGGGCTAAGCAGCCTGTGAAGAGCAGTGGAACTCCCTTTTTGGAGGTAGCACTTCAGACCATCTGTTCAGACCTGCCTCCTTTAACCCCTGTGGTGGCTCTCACAACAGTTGGTACCCAGCCAGAGTATGACTTCAACACTATCCTGAGACCCATTGTGACCACCTCATCTTCATCAGGGCCCCTCCAGGATTTTGACGGAAGCTTGGGCAATGAGGAGCAGCAGCATTTATGGGATGTGCATACACAGCTGCAAGCACATCTCCCTGACATGCAGACGGGTCTGCCTCACTCACACTCACTTGGGCATGTCACTCCTGAGGAGGGAAGTTACCAGCTTAGTGAGCAGTTCCTTGAAAACATGTCAGGGACTGCCACCCCCACAGAGAGTCATGCTCCTGGAATGGTTTCATGCCAGCCATCATGGTGCATTTCTGGACAGGTGTCAGATGCTGGCATTAAAGTACAAAAGAATGTGTCAGACGTGGCTCCTTCTCAGCCACAGTGGAATGTCCATGGACACATTTCAGATGCCAGCATCAGGGTTGGGGAGAATGTGTCAGATGTGGCTCCTTCTCGGCCACGGTGGAACATCCATGGACATGTGTCAGATGCCAGCATCAAAATTGGGGAGAATGTGTCAAATGTGGCTCCTTTTCAGCCACGGTGGAACATCCACGGACACATCTCAGATGCCAGCATTAAGGTTGGGGAGAATGTGTCAGATGTGGCTCCTTCTCGGCCACGGTGGAACATCCACGGACATGTGTCAGATGCCAGCATCAGGATTGGGGAGAATGTGTCAGATGTGGCTCCTACTCGGCCACGGTGGAATGTCCATGGACACGTCTCAGATGCCAGCATCAAGATTGGGGAGAATGTGTCAGACTTGGCTCCTTCTCGGCCACGGTGGAACATCCACAGACATGTGTCAGATGCCAGCATCAGGACTGGGGAGTGTGTGTCAGAAGTGACTCCTCAATCACAGTGCAGTATCCATGGTGATACTTCTCAGTCTCCCAAGATTTTGGGGATGCTCTTGCCAGAAGCTGGGCCTGACCTATCGAAGCCCCACTGGAGCTCCACTGGCCACATGTCTCAGTCAAGCCTTAGCCTGGAATTAGAGAGCCCTGCCCTGGAACATGAGCCACAGCTGCCTgcagaattggagcctcctgccATCTGCTCCTCCAGCCCAGGTAGTGCGGAGGAGGGCAGCCCGCAGACCAACCCCGCTACTGTGGCAGAGCCTAGCATTCTGGGAAATGGCATCCCCCAGAAGAAAG GCCCAGGGAGGAGTGGAGACACTGAGGACCTTTCTCCAAGTTGGCCTGTGAGCTCACAG GAAGGCACAGCTACCTCAAGCAGCCCTGGCCCTAGTGAGGAGGTGGCAGATACAACAGACTCGGAGGCTGAGGCCCAGCGCTGGGGCAAGGAGCAGGCCTACTTGGCAGGCCTCACAAGGCTATACCACGTGGAGCAGTACCCAGACAGCTATGAGTCCATGT CAGAGCTTCCTGTTGCCCACTTGGTACACCACTTGCTTCCCCGGGTCTTTGCCTTTCCTGTTGACCCTCAAGTGCAGTCAGCAGTGGATGAGACTGCGGTGCAGCTGAGCGAGCTGCTGACACTGCCTGTGCTCATGAAGCGCTCCCTCACGGCCCCACTGGCCGCCCA TGTCTCTTTGGTGAACAAGGCTGCAGTTGACTATTTTTTCGTGGAGTTGCACCTAGAGGCACACTTTGAGGCACTGCGGCATTTCCTGCtgatggaggatggagagtttgctcagtCCCTTAGTGACCTGCTCtttgagaag CTAGGGGCTGGGCAGACGCCTGGGGAACTGCTCAACCCACTAGTCCTCAACAGCATCCTGAGCAAGGCGCTGCAGTACAGCCTCCATGGGGACACCCCACAGGCTACCAACCTGTCCTTTGCCCTCAAGTACCTCCCTGAGGTGTTTGCTCCCAATGCTCCAGATGTGCTGAGCTGCCTGGAGCTCAGATACAAG GTTGACTGGCCACTCAACATTGTCATCACCGAGAGCTGCCTGAGCAAGTATAGTGGCATCTTCTCCTTCCTGCTGCAGTTAAAGCTTATGATGTGGACACTCAAGGATGTCTGCTTCCATCTCAAGCGCACAG CCCTGGTGAGCCACACGGCTGGCTCTGTGCAGTTCCGCCAGCTGCAGCTGTTCAAACATGAAATGCAGCACTTTGTGAAGGTCATCCAGGGCTACATCGCTAACCAGATCCTGCATGTCAGCTGGTGCGAGTTCCAGGCCCGGCTGGCCATGGTGGGGGACTTGGAGGAGATCCAGCGTGTCCATGCTGAATACCTGCATAGGGCTGTTTTCAG GGGCCTGCTGACAGAGAAGGCAGCACCTGTCATGAACATCATTCATAGCATCTTTAGCCTGGTGCTCAAGTTCCGTAGTCAACTCATCTCCCAGGCTTGGGGCCCACCTGGTGGCCCCCGTGGTGCTGAACACCCCAACTTTGCACTCATGCAGCAGTCCTATAGTACCTTCAAGTACTATTCCCACTTCCTCTTCAAAG TGGTGTCTAAGTTAGTGAACCGTGGCTACCAGCCCCACCTGGAGGATTTCCTGCTTCGAATCAACTTCAACAACTACTACCAAGACTCCTGA